The Paraburkholderia agricolaris genome includes the window AACTCTCAATGTAAATGGGCGCAGCTATCGCTGGATGGACCAGCCTCTCGTCGTGGTCTGCGTCGACGGTTGCGAATACGACTATTTGACGGAGGCGGCTCGCGCCGGAGTCGCTCCGTTTCTGGCCCAGATTCTGGAAAATGGCGCCGCGCTCAAAGGCGACTGTGTCGTACCGAGCTTCACCAACCCGAACAACCTGTCGATCGTGACGGGCGTGCCCCCCTCCGTGCACGGCATTAGCGGCAACTATTTCTTCGATCGCGAGAGCGGCGCCGAAGTGTTGATGAACGACCCGAAGTACCTGCGTGCACCGACGGTATTGGCCGCGTTCGCCGACGCCGGTGCAAAAGTCGCGGTCGTTACCGCGAAGGACAAGCTGCGCCGCCTGCTTGGCAACAAACTGAACGGTATCTGCTTCTCGTCCGAGAAAGCCGATGAAGTTACCCAGGCTGAAAACGGCATCACGGGTGTGGTGGAGCTGGTCGGCAAGCCGGTGCCGGACGTGTACAGCGCCGACCTGTCCGAGTTCGTGTTCGCGGCCGGCGTGCGCCTCCTCGAGACCCGTCCCATTGATCTGATGTACCTGTCGACTACCGACTACGTGCAACACAAGTGCGCGCCGGGCAGCGCCGGGGCCAACTCGTTCTACGAGATGATGGACCCCTACTTGCAACGTATGGCCGAGCTCGGGGCCACCGTCGCGATTACGGCGGACCACGGCATGAACGACAAGCATGACGCGGCCGGCAAGCCGAATGTGATCTATCTGCAAGACGAACTGGACGCATGGCTCGGCGCCGGCGTAGCACGTGTGATCCTGCCGATTACCGATCCGTATGTCGTGCACCACGGAGCCTTGGGCTCGTTCGCCACGATCTACCTGCCGGATTCGGTCGATCAGGCTCAAGTACTGGCAAAACTGCGCGAGCGCAGCGGCATCGAGCTGGCGCTCACTGGCGCGGAAGGCTGCGAGCGTTTCGAGCTGCCGCGTGATCGACTCGGCGACATCATCGTGGTCTCCGGGCGCCATGTCGTGCTCGGCACCAGCGAATCACGCCACGACCTGTCGGGCCTCAATGCCCCGCTGCGTTCGCACGGCGGTCTCTCAGAACAGACAGTGCCGCTCCTTTTCAGCCGTCCGGTGACACGCGCCGTGTCTCAGCGAAAGCGCCTGCGCAACTTCGACATCCTCGACCTCGCGCTCAACCACCTTCAATAACCATCAATAACCTTCTTTCACATCAGGAGACAGCATGAATGCCATCGTGGAATCACGGCCATCTTTGCCGGTCCGTCATGAAGCCCTTCGAATCTGCGGAGAACAGATCCGACGCGAACAGGTCATCGAGGTTCTGAATCCGTATAACGGCGAGTTGGTCGGCACGGTGCCCAAGGCGACGCTCGCCGACGTGAGGCGCGCCTTCGCGTACGCCCACGCTTACCGCGCCAAGCTCACCCGCTACGAACGCTCGCAGATCCTGCGACGCGCCGCCGAGATCGTGCGGGAGCGCACCGAAGAGATCTCCGCCCTGATTACCGCCGAAGCCGGTCTGTGCAGGAAGGACTCCCTGTACGAAGCGGGCCGCGTCAGCGACGTGCTGATCTTCGGCGCAAACGAGGCGCTCAAGGACGACGGCCAGGTGTTTTCCTGCGATCTGACGCCCCATGGCAAGAAGCGGCGTGTCTATACGTTGCGCGATCCTCTGCTGGGCGTGATTTCCGCCATCACGCCGTTTAACCATCCGATGAATCAGGTCGCGCACAAGATCGTGCCGTCTATCGCGACGAACAACAGGATCGTGGTCAAGCCGTCGGAAAAGGTGCCGCTGTCCACCTATCTGCTCGCCGACATCCTGTACGCGGCCGGCCTGCCTCAGGAAATGCTGCAGGTTCTCACTGGCGACCCCAAAGAGATCGCCGACGAACTGATCACCAATAAGCACATCGATCTGATCACATTCACCGGGGGCGTACCAATCGGCAAATACATCGCCGAGAAAATGGGCTACCGGCGTGCAGTGCTCGAACTTGGTGGCAACGACCCGATTATCGTCATGGAAGACGCCGATCTCGACGAGGCCAGCACGCTCGCCGTGTCGGGCTCGTACAAAAACTCCGGTCAACGCTGCACGGCGGTCAAGCGGATGCTGGTGCATGAAGCGGTGGCCGACCGTTTTGTGGAGTTGCTGGTTGAAAAGACCCGCGCGGTGCGCTATGGCGATCCGGCTGACCCGGCCACCGATATGGGCACCGTCATCGACGAGGCCGCAGCAAAGTTCTTCGAAGCGCAAGTCAACGATGCCGTGAGCCGCGGCGCGAAACTGCTGTACGGCAACGTTCGCAAAGGCGCGCTCTACTCGCCGACCGTCGTGGACCACGTGACGCCCGACATGCCGCTCGTCAAATACGAAACCTTCGGACCGGTGTCGCCGGTGATCCGATTCCGCGACATCGACGATGCGATCCGGATTTCGAATTCGACCGACTACGGACTGTCGTCCTCGGTCTGCACGAATCGTATGGACTACATCACGCGTTTCATCGCCGAACTCGAAGTCGGCAGTGTCAATGTGCGTGAAGTCCCCGGTTACCGGCTTGAACTCACGCCGTTCGGCGGCATCAAGGACTCGGGCCTGGGTTACAAGGAAGGCGTGCAGGAAGCGATGAAGAGTTTCACTCACGTGAAGACGTACTCGTTGCCCTGGAATTGAGTATCGATCCTTCCCGGTGTCTCCGGTGAAAGCCGGAAGCATCGGGAAGGTCGCCGCTATCTTTACGCCTGCGCCGTCTGGCAGGCTTTATCGCGCGGTGCGGCCAGACGATTGCATCGCTTGCATTAACGGGACGCGACCCAGCCATGAACACGCATGAGAAATGTTTACGCTCCCTGATCGAGAAATGGCTCTCGCCTACGCCCGCGATGGCCGTGCGCGTCATTCGTGCCAGTTGTACCCGCTCGAACTGCAGACGCTACGTGCGCGTCGAAACATTGGGGCCACGTGGCCTGTTCGCCATGTTTTTCTTCCAGCATGAAGATGGTTCGTGGCAGGTTTTCCCTCCTGAATTGCAGCGGCCGGCGATAGGTGCATATCAGTATGCAGCCTGACCCGAATGCCGTTTTCTCGTAACGCACGCAGTACGCCGAGGCGGCGTTCTGCTGAATTCGGTTTTTCCAATCGGGGAATCCAGCGATGACCAATGACAGACAAAACGGAACTGGGAAACGACACGTCCAGCCCCTGCGGGAGATAGACGATCGTCGCGAAAGGGCCGCAAACAATAGCCGGACCAACTGGGCCTGGGCACACGGCAGAGCGGGCTACGACTGGATGGATTCGCACCACCTCTCCGTCGATTTCACTGACTTCACCGAAGCACAGGTACAAATTGTGAAAATAATCGAGTAAATCTATTTTGACAGGATAACTTATTTATCCGGGAAGATCGCATTCTGGAAGATTGGTGTAGCGGCATCTTTGGAAGCGACGATCTTGCAGGCTTGCCTCACCTGATAATCATTCGGCGCGGAACCGGCATCGACAGCGGCGCGACGCTCCTGGCATGGCTCATTGCTTACTTCGAAAGACTCCGACATGTTCCCTTCCATTCGCGCACGCATCGTCGCCCTGTGCGTCGCCATCGTTGTGGTCGCGCTCGCGGCTAACACCGTTCTCAACTATGTCGTCGCCAACTCGTATAACGCCGAGGCAATCGAAAGCAGTTTGAATGCTGTCGAAAGCGGACATGCAGACGGTATCGAAGACTGGATCGCCTCCAATAGCCAGATGATCAACTCGTTGCAGGACGCCGTGCTGCAACCCGATCCACTCACCGCGTTCAGGCAGGTCGCCGCCGCGGGAAAGTTCACCAACGTGTACGTCGGCTACGCGGACAAAACCTGGAAGTTCACCGACCCGACCGGTATCCCACCTGACTACGACCCGACCCGGCGTCCCTGGTACAAGCAGGCCGCAGCAGCGGGCAAACCCGTGGTGACGCCGCCATATGTCGACGTGGGCACCGGCAAGCTGGTGGTCTCGTTCGCCGTGCCCGTGGTGCGCGACGGCGTGGTAAAGGGCGTCGTGTCCGGCGACGTCGCGATGGACAGCGTGATTGCCAACGTCAAGGCGATTCACCCGACACCCGCGAGCTTCGGCATGCTGATCGACACGAGCGGCCATATCGTTGCGCACCCGGACGCGAAGCTAACCCTGAAACCGGTCACGGACCTGGCGCCCGCGCTCACAGGCGACAAACTAACCGCACTCTTCAGCGCCGACCACCCCATCGAAGTCGACGTGAGCGGCAGCACGAAGCTGCTGCGCGCTCAGGCCATTCCCGGCACTGACTGGTATGCGGTCGTCGCACTCGACAAAGCGGAAGCGACGGCAGGCATGCGATCGCTGCTGACGGCTTCGATCATCGCGCTGATCGTGATTGCCGTCATTGCCGCCGCGATCGTGGCCGCGGTCACCGCCGTGTCGTTCCAGCGCCTCTCGAAAGTACGCGATGCAATGGACGCAATCGGCTCGGGCGAAGGCGATCTGACTCAACGTCTGCCGGCCACCGGCAATGACGAGGTCACGCAGATCGCGCGCGCGTTCAATACCTTCATCGACAAACTCAGCCACGTGATGCGCCAGATTCGCGATGCCAGCGAATCGGTACGCGTTGCCGCAAATGAAATCGCCGCGGGCAACGTCGACCTGTCGGGCCGCACCGAATCCGCTGCGGCCAGCCTGCAGCAGACCGCTGCGTCGATGGAAGAAATCACCTCGACGGTCACGCAATCGGCGAGCGCCGCGAAGCAGGCCGATGACACCGCCGTGTGCGCGTCGCAGGTCGCTTCGCGCGGCGGCGTGGTGATCTCCGACGTGATTACGACGATGGGCGAGAT containing:
- the phnA gene encoding phosphonoacetate hydrolase; translation: MNTNTRTLNVNGRSYRWMDQPLVVVCVDGCEYDYLTEAARAGVAPFLAQILENGAALKGDCVVPSFTNPNNLSIVTGVPPSVHGISGNYFFDRESGAEVLMNDPKYLRAPTVLAAFADAGAKVAVVTAKDKLRRLLGNKLNGICFSSEKADEVTQAENGITGVVELVGKPVPDVYSADLSEFVFAAGVRLLETRPIDLMYLSTTDYVQHKCAPGSAGANSFYEMMDPYLQRMAELGATVAITADHGMNDKHDAAGKPNVIYLQDELDAWLGAGVARVILPITDPYVVHHGALGSFATIYLPDSVDQAQVLAKLRERSGIELALTGAEGCERFELPRDRLGDIIVVSGRHVVLGTSESRHDLSGLNAPLRSHGGLSEQTVPLLFSRPVTRAVSQRKRLRNFDILDLALNHLQ
- the phnY gene encoding phosphonoacetaldehyde dehydrogenase, with the protein product MNAIVESRPSLPVRHEALRICGEQIRREQVIEVLNPYNGELVGTVPKATLADVRRAFAYAHAYRAKLTRYERSQILRRAAEIVRERTEEISALITAEAGLCRKDSLYEAGRVSDVLIFGANEALKDDGQVFSCDLTPHGKKRRVYTLRDPLLGVISAITPFNHPMNQVAHKIVPSIATNNRIVVKPSEKVPLSTYLLADILYAAGLPQEMLQVLTGDPKEIADELITNKHIDLITFTGGVPIGKYIAEKMGYRRAVLELGGNDPIIVMEDADLDEASTLAVSGSYKNSGQRCTAVKRMLVHEAVADRFVELLVEKTRAVRYGDPADPATDMGTVIDEAAAKFFEAQVNDAVSRGAKLLYGNVRKGALYSPTVVDHVTPDMPLVKYETFGPVSPVIRFRDIDDAIRISNSTDYGLSSSVCTNRMDYITRFIAELEVGSVNVREVPGYRLELTPFGGIKDSGLGYKEGVQEAMKSFTHVKTYSLPWN
- a CDS encoding methyl-accepting chemotaxis protein; its protein translation is MFPSIRARIVALCVAIVVVALAANTVLNYVVANSYNAEAIESSLNAVESGHADGIEDWIASNSQMINSLQDAVLQPDPLTAFRQVAAAGKFTNVYVGYADKTWKFTDPTGIPPDYDPTRRPWYKQAAAAGKPVVTPPYVDVGTGKLVVSFAVPVVRDGVVKGVVSGDVAMDSVIANVKAIHPTPASFGMLIDTSGHIVAHPDAKLTLKPVTDLAPALTGDKLTALFSADHPIEVDVSGSTKLLRAQAIPGTDWYAVVALDKAEATAGMRSLLTASIIALIVIAVIAAAIVAAVTAVSFQRLSKVRDAMDAIGSGEGDLTQRLPATGNDEVTQIARAFNTFIDKLSHVMRQIRDASESVRVAANEIAAGNVDLSGRTESAAASLQQTAASMEEITSTVTQSASAAKQADDTAVCASQVASRGGVVISDVITTMGEIEQASVKISDIIGVIDGIAFQTNILALNAAVEAARAGEQGRGFAVVAGEVRSLAQRSAQAAKEIKALIESTVASVSSGSGQVRQAGATMTEIVSNVANVTTIISEITQAANEQTRGIQEVNRAVSQLDEMVQQNAALVEESTAAATALQSQAVSLAGAVAQFKLD